From a single Nicotiana tomentosiformis chromosome 2, ASM39032v3, whole genome shotgun sequence genomic region:
- the LOC104117668 gene encoding phosphomethylpyrimidine synthase, chloroplastic — protein MASVQTALTSLLCKNGNHHPQINFPSSSFLPGFDLTGQVAVTRKRETCFNSFSGPKATLTFDPPSTNKEKTKPKHTVDPNAPDFLPLPSFEECFPKSSKEYSDVVHEETGHVLKVPFRRIHLSGDEPHFDTYDTSGPQGVNPHIGLPKLRKEWIDKRENLGGPRYTQMFYAKQGIITEEMAYCAAREKMDPEFVRSEVARGRAIIPSNKKHLELEPMIVGRKFLVKVNANIGNSAVVSSIEEEVHKLQWATMWGADTIMDLSTGRHIHETREWILRNSAVPVGTVPIYQALEKVNGIAENLSWEVFRETLIEQAEQGVDYFTIHAGVLLRYIPLTAKRMTGIVSRGGSIHAKWCLAYHKENFAYEHWDDILDICNQYDISLSIGDGLRPGSIYDANDTAQFAELLTQGELTRRAWEKDVQVMNEGPGHVPMHKIPENMKKQLEWCNEAPFYTLGPLTTDIAPGYDHITSAIGAANIGALGTALLCYVTPKEHLGLPNRDDVKTGVIAYKIAAHAADLAKGHPLSQAWDDALSKARFEFRWMDQFALSLDPVTALSFHDETLPADGAKVAHFCSMCGPKFCSMKITEDIRKYAENHGYGSAEEAILRGMDAMSAEFQAAKKTISGEQHGEVGGEIYLPENYINSMKS, from the exons ATGGCATCTGTCCAAACTGCTTTAACATCACTTCTGTGCAAGAATGGGAATCATCATCCGCAAATAAATTTTCCAAGCAGTTCCTTCTTGCCAGGGTTCGATTTGACAGGGCAAGTTGCTGTTACACGGAAAAGGGAGACATGTTTCAATTCTTTCTCAGGCCCTAAAGCAACACTAACCTTTGATCCCCCAAGTACTAATAAAGAGAAGACAAAGCCAAAGCACACAGTTGATCCTAATGCTCCTGATTTCTTGCCACTTCCATCATTTGAAGAATGCTTCCCGAAAAGCTCCAAGGAATACAG TGATGTTGTTCACGAAGAAACAGGTCATGTGCTCAAAGTCCCATTTCGTCGTATCCACCTTTCTGGGGATGAACCACACTTTGACACTTATGATACCAGTGGTCCTCAGGGTGTAAATCCTCATATTG GACTCCCCAAGTTGCGCAAGGAGTGGATTGACAAAAGAGAGAATTTAGGAGGACCAAGGTACACCCAAATGTTCTATGCTAAGCAGGGAATTATAACTGAAGAAATGGCATACTGTGCGGCACGTGAAAAAATGGATCCGGAGTTTGTGAGATCAGAAGTTGCTCGGGGACGTGCAATCATCCCTTCAAACAAGAAGCACCTTGAGTTGGAGCCTATGATAGTAGGAAGAAAATTCTTAGTGAAAGTCAATGCCAACATTGGAAACTCTGCTGTTGTAAGCTCGATCGAAGAAGAAGTTCACAAGCTTCAATGGGCAACAATGTGGGGTGCAGATACTATTATGGATCTCTCTACTGGTCGTCACATCCACGAGACTCGTGAGTGGATCTTGCGTAATTCTGCTGTACCAGTAGGCACTGTGCCAATCTACCAAGCGTTAGAAAAAGTAAATGGCATCGCTGAGAATCTGAGTTGGGAAGTTTTTAGAGAGACCTTAATTGAACAAGCTGAGCAAGGTGTTGACTATTTCACAATTCATGCTGGAGTTCTTCTTAGGTACATCCCATTGACAGCGAAGCGGATGACTGGAATCGTTTCACGTGGAGGCTCCATTCATGCAAAGTGGTGCTTAGCTTATCACAAGGAGAATTTTGCATATGAACATTGGGATGATATACTTGACATCTGTAATCAGTACGATATATCGTTATCAATTGGTGATGGACTGAGACCTGGTTCAATTTATGATGCAAATGACACTGCTCAGTTTGCTGAACTCTTGACTCAAGGGGAGCTGACTCGCCGGGCTTGGGAAAAGGATGTACAG GTTATGAATGAAGGGCCTGGACATGTGCCAATGCATAAGATTCCCGAGAACATGAAAAAACAGCTAGAGTGGTGCAATGAAGCACCATTTTACACTCTTGGACCATTAACAACTGATATAGCTCCTGGATATGATCATATCACCTCTGCCATCGGTGCAGCCAATATAGGCGCACTTGGAACCGCGCTGCTATGTTATGTCACTCCAAAAGAGCATCTTGGTTTGCCTAATCGGGATGATGTGAAGACAGGAGTAATAGCATATAAGATTGCTGCTCATGCAGCTGATCTAGCGAAAGGTCATCCACTTTCTCAAGCTTGGGATGATGCATTGAGCAAGGCAAGATTTGAGTTCCGATGGATGGATCAATTTGCTTTGTCGTTGGACCCTGTGACTGCATTGTCCTTCCACGATGAAACTTTACCAGCCGATGGTGCTAAAGTGGCGCATTTCTGCTCTATGTGCGGGCCAAAGTTTTGTTCTATGAAAATAACTGAAGATATAAGGAAGTATGCTGAAAATCACGGTTATGGAAGTGCAGAGGAAGCAATCCTCCGCGGTATGGATGCTATGAGTGCAGAGTTTCAAGCTGCAAAGAAAACTATTAGCGGGGAACAACATGGTGAGGTTGGTGGTGAAATCTACTTGCCAGAAAATTACATCAACTCTATGAAAAGCTAA
- the LOC138906214 gene encoding josephin-like protein → MSTRGCEGVCVKPDMTKNAKTIMFQKQNSTKSVDGTTNKAKGTTTSCSFKMPSRSELSPIKLFKHIGGKMVAVVKMMSSRGSRRNCRKVTNSSEKAAISKSLVTPNIDSHRAEAIDDCIQFINMSSSLPRSNSVS, encoded by the coding sequence ATGTCGACAAGAGGTTGTGAAGGAGTATGTGTGAAGCCAGACATGACCAAGAATGCAAAAACAATCATGTTTCAAAAGCAAAACTCTACAAAAAGTGTTGATGGTACTACTAATAAAGCAAAAGGTACCACAACAAGTTGTAGCTTCAAGATGCCAAGTAGATCAGAATTATCTCCTATTAAACTTTTCAAACACATTGGAGGAAAGATGGTTGCAGTTGTGAAGATGATGTCTTCAAGGGGAAGTAGGAGAAATTGTAGGAAAGTTACTAATTCCTCAGAAAAAGCAGCAATTTCTAAATCATTGGTTACTCCAAATATTGATTCTCATAGGGCTGAGGCAATTGATGATTGTATTCAGTTCATCAATATGTCTTCTTCCTTGCCAAGATCTAATTCAGTGTCCTAA